tattttgtttttgtggaatAAATTCACCAGTTACCCAGCTTTAAAATGGAAGCAGTAATATAGTTCAAAATTATGTTCAAATATTTCCAAAAATTAAGTAGAATATTCTtcttgatcagaaatttgccccgttaaaaataaataaaagtgcaCTACAagcacacccacccaccaacagattgcaTGCAGACAAcctgatttgaatatgtctatggatatACTCTCTAATCGCTAGGTGGTGGGGGGATGAGGTGAGGTAGGGGGTCTGATAGTGGGCCGACGGTCTAATCTAACTGAGACAGTGAGGATAAGGACTGAatgaggggtgggtggggaatTATTGACCATGCCGATGATGCCGTTAATGTTTCCCCAGCCGTATCGTAAGCCTTCACACAGACAAGGCGAGAAGACTACGTATGTTTCGAACGCTGTTAACCTTTACTTTAATCTTTGCTGCCACTAAAtaaacataccctagtttgtaaacactaaggcatattgtttttACTAATAGAGCCGTttgtgataactgaaatcaaactttacttaagattttattgtttaaattatctatttccgtacattcgaagtgttttgggtcatcctagtatttttaatatcacaaaatgcatttctcatattttttaaaacgcacgtgcgtctgggAAGTAACTGCTATGGAGTCCAGTTTTAGTCTatgtttagagggtatttcaccatttcaaagtcatgtttcactcaattgtagctttatctaaatgtgttacaggtttgtagattaactgaacttggtgttaatttccgcgggttgaaactatggtatgtccctttaagcgtgGTTTCACTTTTTTATTTTGAGTAATTTTATTAAGTTTTTCTGTCAAAATCAATATCATTagattacgtaattgttgaatgtcCGCATCTCTCGGTGATATCATACCCACCTTCGCGGCTTGGCATTCCATAAATCATACTTTGGACCCCCTTTCAAACGTTCTTGGATTCGCCGCTGAACATCTAAACCGATCCTTACAAGCAGATGGTATTTTTATCTGGGAACTGACCACAAATTATCATTATCTTAAATAACAACACATACAACAGAGATCAAAACAGAGCGTTTAGCTAAGAAAAAATTGGTGTTATCGAGAAAACTCctcaccaaaaaaaacccaaaccccaacACTATCTACAAATCAGCATTGAGATACATGGTTAACAATACACGTTGTTGatgcaaattaaaaattaagccatttttaaaactgtaaaaagaaaaagagaaactTTTCTACGTAAGATAAAGAcgtgtttaaagtttgtttttgtttaacgacaccacgaaGGCACATCGATTAACTAATCATCTCTACTGCATGTCAAACACAGAAGAAGCCCACTACGtctccattagcagcaacggatcttttatatgcatttttgtcCCAAACggagcagcacataccacgacatttgattaATATAAAGACGAAGTCATACATGATTtactttgtttgacatccaaaagtgGATGTGTTTTTCGTattggagtgtcgttaaacattcatccattcaaaTAATATAATGACGCCGAAACTATTTGATGttgagtattttatatattgtaaattatattgACGCCCGCCTTGTCCTAACACAGtaaatacacgcacacatattcTGCACTGATAGCACGGAATGTATGACACCGAAGTATCGGGTTCGAATCGTACAAAGCAAAATAATGTCGGAATAGACCACCAGCTtacaaagttattttaaaagtgataaAAGCAATAACTCAgctatgtaaatatatattttaatataatatattctgaATCATGACATGTTTATATCATGAAGAATTTGAGTTATATACAATAGTCTAGTATTGTGTGTAtaatttatcataatttattaggTTAATTATTATCTTACACAATATTGTGCATCCATAATAAAACATGCTAGTTCTTTGTACTATAAACATAGAAACACAGTTATTTGTACTATAAACATAGAAACACAGTTCTTTGTACTATAAACATAGAAACACAGTTATTTGTACTATAAACATAGAAACACAGTTCTTTGTACTATAAACATAGAAACACAGTTATTTGTACTATAAACATAGAAACACAGTTCTTTGTACTATAAACATAGAAACACAGTTCTTTGTACTATAAACATAGAAACACAGTTATTTGTACTATAAACATCGAAACACAGTTATTTGTAACAATGAACCTTAAcgggacagacgctagtttttaaaaactaacccATAATTTTCACCAagactagtttcaacccgtaacaatggacactaatttacaaacctgtaacaaatttggatataacagagtgaaacgagtctgtgactttgaaatacccttaaaaatagaataaaacgcgactccataacagttacttcttagagcacgtgcgtttttaaaaatatgaaaaaatgcattttatggtattagaaacaccagaataACGAGAAACACTTCAGTTTTACGGAaaatgataatctaaacaataaaatataagtaatgtttgatttcagtgatcataaatggctctaatagtgaaaaatatgccttagtgtttaaaaactagggtatgcccctttaaagCTTAATgtcaataataatgttttaaaaatgctgtAATTAAAAGTGATTCTCTTTCACCGAAAACTCCGAAAGGTTTATCAATACAACACGAATATTTAAGAAACTACATTCATGTCCCAGTGTGGATATCGGTTGAAACTCCCACACTAGTTTTTACATATAGTGTGGCTAAATACTACACTACAGATCGGACCCGTTCAGTTCTCCAAGATAAGCCTGTGAATTTTTCATCTGTTAGTCAGTGCGGCAACGTCATGGTCACGAAcactctgtttttgttttggataTCTTGTTTTTCTCTCGTAAACGGTaaattggatttaaaaaaaaagtttatagtgtactttttaaaaactgaaaagcATATTTTACTAAAAGTAAAaaggtttttaattttacatgtagATTTGTAACATCTGTAACTATACTCATTTTCAAACACTTTACATGACACTAAATGAATATACATAAAAATGcataaaacccccaaacaaacacaatataaaGTAATCGTTTACTTAAATGTCTATTCAAACAGCCCAGCTTTAATGATTTACGAACGATTCCACTCTTTCAGATATAATACTAGTATTCAAgtgaacataatttattttagaaaaaccttcttttttttttattttaatagttataCCTATACGAAtggctaggatcgatccccatcggaggacccattgggctatttctcgttccagccagtgcaccacgactggtacatatcaaaggctgtgttatgtgctatcctgtctgtgggatggtgtatataaaagatcctttgctactaatgaaaaaatgtagcgggtttcccctctaagactatgtcaaaattaccaaatgtttgacatctaatagccgatgataaataaatcaatgtgctctagtggtgtcgttaaacaaatctaTACGAATGGGTCGATACTTAAAGACATTAAATTTAGTCATTAGACAgagtaaaatattttaggacATAACAGcttttacatttttgttgtttttaataacattttgctTGAGCTATCAATTTTAGcaaatccaatgtgtttctggtccagATATTTGAagatcaaaatacattttattccaAACGGAAACGGTATGTATCTCGAGAATTGAGGTCATAAGTTTGGGACATTTGTGTATTCATTCGCAACCTTatgccttatgtccgatggcttaaccacgacaccaccaaggccagttttGTGTATTGCGATACGGCTATCCTATATCGATATATCGTATCGGGGATCTCGTATCGAATATCGTTACTGCTCAGGTTTCTTTAGTACATTTCTGAACtgtcagaaatattttaattttattgttagaAAAATGGTAACAGACCaaatattattacccatatcgTTAGAAATATTTGGTACACATTAAAGTGATACGtaacgccaagtgggacataacacttcgacgtcatcgattggcgcactacaatcTTACAAAAACGTCAATTAAACGatatgagtgatataaattaagatcgattacgggcaatctaattaaaattagctccactggttaattactattacctgtggatctaacagcaccacGTTGTCcagagctcatgtccagttgacctttcattcgaccaacaACTGTGCAAATGGTAGcatgccacttgtataacagcaacacgagtcGGTACTCGGGCATGGTTGTCGTTAACGGAAAAAGttcgtggtcgacctatgttgattttctAACACGGTACTTGTTAGTTGAGAGCACTccttaaaattagtagtcacatgacactctcgatagtgttgtattttttacagaatatattctgacatgtaaattgtattgaactgcatgaaGTAATTAATGGCGGTGTATAACCAAAATGTATGCACgtgcatattattatattacttacttacttaatttattttgtcaatcaaaacaaacaaataaacaaaagaacaaacaagcaaaaaacGTTTATCATACTCGGGGCCAAAGGGAATGAAAAGCTCGAATTTTATTATATGCTAGTAATGgctttatttattacttttattaccaAGTAATAACAATTGCGCCTATTGGTTGTTGGGAACATactacagtgttctagctaggattttgatggggcagggcgctaatttaattgtagggcatttttaacgcgaaaattttatttttgaggcaagtgctggatatgattgaattttttacattcataaatatcatatatgtaggaatatctatgctggttttaatttacaaaacgtttttggaggGATGGGAacaatcaatttctaaacccaaatttattaattctaaaacatcctattcttttttctattatatatagtatttataccatttaatatcatgcccaaatgtaatttaaaataaataaatgaaataattaaaagaaatgaagaaatgaaaacaaagagaaagattagaaataaataaaaagaaataaagaaataaaagaacaaacaaataaaaaaaattaacataaggatatatttgtaacaagttgctcactgcatttaaaaattaatgaataaatgaatgaatgaatgtttaacgacaccccagcacgaaaattatatcggctattgggtgtcaaactatggtaatgcaaacaaataaagtgatgatcaacatcaatataaaaattcaagatttaaacagtgtaaagaactgtgcaaaaatacaaatatcagagatagatactgacttttactcaaaatttcaattgtgctgtattagccattctcaaagagaatgttacacacctgcaccacggtgaggttacaccACGCGCATGGGTGCACTTAAAAAcggctattattgcatgtcacggtctagatagatttcattaaatagcttttgcagacatgcttttaacaaaacacagttatgcctacatacaccaaataaccagtgttgctagtttactctgtgccatatCATAAAGATGCAATTAATGTGTCACtgataaggactactgacatcagttaaaactatatgtatcttggtctgggtatttgcaaaggcaaaaattactttcaaaaatttacttatcaaaataaatttcgcatttgacgttctgtcgaagtttatcatgatggtctaCTTCCAACTAGTtgtttgctaggtggtgtgtggttatgtgcgtgacagtgtgaggattacttcgcattcaagctttgtaagactgcctgtcAGCTCGTCTGCAGTCATATAGACTaacaacagaagaagaaaaaagatacCACGTTGCTGCTGTCGGCTTTCAAAGCGTtggccaaacaatgtattgtcaaacgtcttttagttgggaattcagactcgtaacaacactgtacacgctttgagaggaaagcaagatttcgtatttttgtttgacaatgaattagggcagggcgGCGATAATCAGGGGCGGTGCGAAAACAAACACGGCAGGGGGACACAACACGGGGGCAGGGCGCAGCgcccctctatttattgctagctagaacactgtactAGCAAAATGAAACAGTGCATTGGCTACAGAATGAGCAGACCTAACGTAAACACACATTTCAATCTTTATGGCTTTTTAGCATGATAGATAATGGTACttaattaaaaatgtcaatCACATACATCTCTCGATAATATGGCATTTATTCCaacataaatattgtaattatttgaaGTGTACGCAGACCACAGCCTGTTATATGATAAATCATGTGtcgcaaaaaaacaaaacaaaaaacccccaaaaaaccccattattattataatttttttaaagggacggaccctagttcttaaacactaaggcatatttttcactattagagccgtttgtgatcactgaaatcaaacattacttctattttatactttagattatccatttccgtacaaccgaagtgtatctggtcatcctggtttttctaatactacaaaatgcatttttcatatttttaaaaacgcacgtgcgtctgagaagtaacggttatgaagtcgcgttttagtctatttttaagggtatttcaacgtcacagactctgtttcactctgttgtatccaaatttgttacagctTTCTGTGTCCAtctttacgagttgaaactagagtctaggtaaaaaatatgccttagtgtttaaaaggGCGGGTGTaggctcgcttgatgcgctgtaggtttgggatcgatccccgtcggtgggcccattgggctatttctcgttccagccagtgcaccacgactagtataacataggccgtggaatgtgctatcctgcctgtgggatgatgcatataaaatatcctttgctgaattaagaaaaatgtagcgggtttcctctaatgactacaagtcagaataaccaaatgtttgacatttaatagccgatgattaattaatcaatgtgctctagtggtgtcgttaaacaattttaaaaaacttttagtgtttaaaaactagggtctgtccctttaatagtttacatgtacaagtaGTGCTTTAAACCACTACCAGCGTAATCAAGGAAATCGATACTTCATAGCACAGCcgctattttgtatttttatttgttgtttttttattattattttcagaacGAATGGCCTAATTCGCGTAAAATaccatttatttgtttaaaaccaaatGCGTTTACAAGTGGTATAACCTGATAACCTGTTTAAACACTACACAATGATAATATGCTAGATCAGGGTCGTACCTATACTAAAATAATTGAAGGAGGGAAGGTAAGTTAAAATGGAATTAATATTGTTGGTCGGGGGTGCTATCGAGTTTCTtactgtagtatgtgtattagtgattaatgtataaaatatttgttatcagcgaactcaaaaatgatcgatgtaaatgtattgatCTCAGGACCGTAACTATCTAGACTCGAATACTAGATGCCCTTGTTGTTAATAACATGTCCGTCCTCAGTTCAAAACTTCTTCCCCACTACATTTTCTGCCGCCACCCCAGCTGTTTTGAGCTAGCTACGGCATTGAATGTACATCACATGTTATGTACGCCTGACGTCAGATCTTTTTATAACTAGAATTCTTTAACAAAAGATCAGagtgttttgttaattttaatattaagtaaacaaaaagttaaacgtttgttttgtttaacgacacaactagagcatgttgatttattaatcatcgactattggatgtcaaacatttgttaattctgacatatagtcttagagaggaaaccaactaaatgttttcattagtagcaagggatcttttatatgcaccatcccacagacaggatagcacatatcacgaccttttatatgccagtcgtaatgcactggctagaacgagaaatagcccaatgggaccaccgacggggatcgatcctagaccgaccgtgcataaggcgagcgctttaccactaggctatatcCCGCATTTTAGTCTGCGAACTGGGTCATAGGTTGTGACATAGACTGGTCATAGATAGGTGTTGAGTTATTGTGTGTATGGGTAGCTTATTAGTTAATTCGCTACTGACGTAACCAGGaaataaaaacactttgtaataACCCGAGTTTCGGTTTCGATagttttgttataataatatgagACGGCGAGGTGACATACCGAAGACTACCTCATTGCTGTAAAATCGTGGAACTAGGGCGTTTTGCACTTTAAACATGATGTGTATGTTCACGATACGCAAGTTACTGAATTACATCGAAATATTGATATTGAGTGAATACGTGTTTTGGCAGTTTAACAAAGTTCATTTTAATGTAAACGGCTCTCCGGCTTTTGCAGCATTCTTGTTCAAGTCGCACGTGTGCTACGGCGACTTGGGGTGTTTCTCACAACATGGCGGATTCGACAATGCGATGGGTGAACTGCCAGCGTCGCCCGAGCAAGTGCATGTGACAATGAACCTGTTCTCCCGCGATAATCCAGTGGATGGGCAGATACTGTCATACCAGGATACAACGTCGATCTCGGACAGCAACTTCAACAGCGAGAGGGATGTCAAGGTCATCATACACGGTTACCACAGCTACGGACGCGCCCCCTGGGTGCTGAATATGACCAAGTATCTTCTAGACCTGGTAATAGAATCAACACTTTTCAAAGAGTTATCTGTCTTAACATGACAGGGCCTATTTAGCAGGGTGGGGGTGATATGGGCAGTTGACCTTCCGAAAAATACGAAAACATGCCATTTTgagtttaaaagttttatttttgtctaGATGGAGatccttgattgttttgtttttactgccCTCTAGGTATGTTAGACTAAGTACGGTTCTGGATGCAAATGTATCTTAATATTTAACACCCAACTGTACTATTTTTTGTTATTGCCGTACCTGGCTGCTTAACGTAACTGTGACTAGTTCGTTttgagggggaaaaaaaaaaattgagaccGAGATTAAGCTTAATGGTTCAGCATCTGtctgagaaaagaaaaaaaaagagtatttttaataacaccccaggaTACTGCTTAATCGGTTGTTCTTATGTACTTACACAGTGGCGTATCCACTCAGAAACCACGGCGGTTGCTCTAATTACCATAACGTGCAAGGAATTTACTAATAAGTATCGAAAACTGACATCCTTTATGAGCTGCACTCCTAATCCCATTGCGCttaaattgaaatatttaaaatgtaaattgaCACAAAAAGCCATAATGCAAACCCTTGAGCCAACCATGTGGATATGCTACTGCATCTTGTGAAGTAAAGTGAGTCTTCATAAATAATAATCGTAACAATTGCAATGTGACTTAAAACTTTACTTCAGGGTGACTTCAACGTGATAGTAGTGGACTGGAAGAATGGCGCCAATGACATATACTACCCGGAGAGTGCAGCCAACACGCGCGTTGTCGGAGCAATAGTCGCGAAACTGGTGTCGATCCTCCATGACGAGTATCAAGTCGACTTGAAAAACGTCCATCTGATTGGCCACAGTCTTGGCGCACACGTGTGTGGTTACATTGGCACCAGAGTCCCGGGTATTGGGCGAATCACAGGTATGTTAGTACTGCCATTGTAGTGCTTGTGTCCctcttgagagagagagagagagagagagagagagagagagagagagagagagagagagagagcgagagagcccACTAACAATGTAATTTTAGCTTGCTTTATCATTTCGTTCCTTAAGAcagttttaaacatattatattttgtcgtatatatacacatgcatacacacaacGAAGTATAAAGAAACCACTGAAACATGTCTGTTAACGTACTTTATTAGATGTGTAATGGATTTGTGACATTGATTTCGAttcatgtgtatataatattttaggacTCGACCCGGCCGGCCCTCTCTTCAACAAGGCGAAGACTATCGCTCGATTGGATCCGTCCGACGCCATTTTCGTCgacaacatacacacagatgCAGAACCAATTTATGATGCAGGTAAAACACCCCATGAATGACCAAGAATATGTtctaaatatttacaatgacaAATATTGCATTCggatgaaattttaaaatgcattttatggccattatcttcatatatatatatacacgagtATATGATTGTTTGTACTTGATTTTCATAAATctgattttatttatagtttgttttgtggtCATGTACTTTATTAGTAACTTTGCAAACTGGAGGTATTGTATACATAGTTACAATGTTCAGTTTAACGTACAGTTATTACCTTATATTACCttgtatatatatcttttttctctctcatttttCTTAAGGTTTGGGAACACTAGCTGCTTGGGGACATATTGACTTCTATCCTAATGGGGGAAAACACCAAGATGGTTGTCCTTACGCTGTGTACAATAGTTTAGAAGATGTTATCCACTTTCATTTCAGCGGTAAGTCATCGGTCTTTGTTTGTGTGCTATCAGATTCATAGCAATAAGTAACACGTCCAGGAAGAAGGACGttcgaaaaataattttactggTTTTTAATATGTCCTTTGTTATGACATTTATTTAACGTTTAGTTATATTGTAGGTGGGAGAGGTTTATGACTGTTTTCTTAAATTCAATCCACGATTCGTTTAGAGGTAACGTCCTTGAGGTAATATTCTTGTTGTAAACTTAGaccgagtactctgaccgtcAGAGAGCAAGACGgctatttggacagttatataaTGCTCTTCTCACTTGAGGAGAGCATTAAAactaccggcttcggtggtgtcgtggttaagccatcgggcatacggctggtaggtacagggatcgcagcccggtaccggctcccacccagagcgaggtttaacgactcaatgggtaggtgtaagaccattacaccatattttctctcactaaccactaacaactaacccactgttctggacagacaacacagatagctgaggtgtgtgcccaggacagcgtgctggaaccttaattggatatacgcacgaaaaaaagttgaaatgaaatgaatgcatTAAAACTGTCCAAATGACCGCCTTACTCTCTTTCGGATATTGGATCAGAGAAAGAGTTCATTCCAAAAAACCTGTTAGTACCTTATACTGTTCGTATAGtacgatataatatattttcatcttcAGTGGGACTCTGTGTAGtactacaattattattattgatgtttaAATGGTGTTGTGTAGGTGATAGGTCTATGGTCATTGTCCTTATAAATTATCTTTTGAActaaatcaatctaattaaaattagctccactattacatgtggatctaacaccagccagttggagctcatgtccaccaatcaaaaccttacttgcagaatcctgccagtgatttaaaaataatttgaaaacattccgaattatcctgagggtatacgatatgtttcatgtgaattacgaatgccttatttagaccagaagaactaattttaatcggattgctaacaacactgcgtagtccccaatgtccatataacatttcgtctgtaaacaaataatttaaatattgaccaatcacacttcgccttttataacgttatttgggagcatacaaattctaaaaatatcgggcgagtctattttagtggccgcagtacagcgaaccataccaatgcGTACGgtgtgggttatcagtcttcaattttacattacaaattatttatttatttataaaaccccccaactaaatcagtcttcagttttacattacaaattatttattttataaaataaaacatgttttaaggcatttgtaattcacacgaaacatgtcgtataccctcaggataattcggaatgtttttaaattatttttaaatcactggcaggattctgcaagtaaggttttgattggtggacatgagctccaactggctggtgttagatccacatgtaatagtggagctaattttaattagactggaactaaattatatataacttCTTGCATGTTTCCTATATTATAAGTATTCCATTCGCCTTCAGCAATAACTTGACTATCGATCGTATCATATAACATAAtttcagaaataaagaatgacGTGGTCTGCAGTCACATACGATCTCACGACTACTTCACGGAGTCGCTAACTCAAAGCGATTGCCAGTTCGTCGCTTACCCATGTACGTCATATGAAGACTTCACTTCCGGTAAATGCACTTCCTGCGGTTCATCGCCATGTCCAATCATGGGCTATTTTTCCGAAAAGTACAAAAGAACTGGAAAATTCTACCTTAATACACACAAAGAGGCGCCTTTTTGTAGTAAGTATAAACTATACTGATTTCAAACATTCTGAATTTAAATTTAAGAATTATCCACTATTGCACTGTCCTGTCTCCTTATaaatggaccggcctcggtggcgtcgtggcaggccatcggtctacaggctggtaggtactgggttcggatcccagccgaggcatgggatttttaatccagataccgactccaaaccctgagtgagtgctccgcaaggctcaatgggtaggtgtaaaccacttgcaccgaccagtgatccataactggttcaacaaaggccatagtttgtgctatcctgcctgtgggaagtgcaaataaaagatcctgcctgtggaaagtgcaaataaaagatcccttgctgctaatcggaagagtagcccatgtagtggcgacagcgggtttcctctcgtaatctgtgtggtccgtaaccatgtctgacgccatataaccgtaaataaaatgtgttgagtgcgtcgttaaataaaacatttctttctttccttataAATGGGATCATcttttggatttaaaaaaagaaaagaaaaagacgtTCGTCTGGTATGCAACAGGGTTGGCTACattcataaaatacatttcattagaTATTTTTACGTTTCAACGAGTGATTCAGAACTAGTGTTTCAAAGActgcatgttttaaataaatatacaaaggTGGGAATCACCATGGGCATCAGCTGTGTTCCACTACTCGCCAATTTATTTCTGTATACATATGATTATAGCAACACAAAGGAAACTGGCCAAAAACGTTGCTTTCCGCTATATTGAGTATCTTGTATGATACAACAGAATAACGGAAAAattaccttccattgatttaccACCACAATTAAAGATAAAATAACCTGAACTTAGCAGATCAGTTTCATACCTCGATCGATGCATGGAGATTTAAAGCGACACTGACCTCCAAACTAAGCTGTACGGCAAACGGGATGACTTCAATTGTTTCCTTCATGTCAAACAATATACCTTCTGCTTCAGATTTAAGGGGTCTATATATGACAACTTCCGAGATAATTAAGACATGTTCATTGCATGCTGATTTCAAACAATCTCATACCATTTTGATATATTTCAACTTGCACATACGTTTTTATCTTTTTGGTGAAACTTTtgtacatatttgtttatcatTTAATAACTTTGAAAGCAGCAGTTGGCGGCTACGATGGCATTAGTCATGGCAAGTGTTACCGGTGGGCAGGATATGTTCacttttcgcgaacacctgatatcattacTGTTGTGAT
The sequence above is drawn from the Gigantopelta aegis isolate Gae_Host chromosome 6, Gae_host_genome, whole genome shotgun sequence genome and encodes:
- the LOC121375061 gene encoding inactive pancreatic lipase-related protein 1-like isoform X2, which encodes MVTNTLFLFWISCFSLVNAFLFKSHVCYGDLGCFSQHGGFDNAMGELPASPEQVHVTMNLFSRDNPVDGQILSYQDTTSISDSNFNSERDVKVIIHGYHSYGRAPWVLNMTKYLLDLGDFNVIVVDWKNGANDIYYPESAANTRVVGAIVAKLVSILHDEYQVDLKNVHLIGHSLGAHVCGYIGTRVPGIGRITGLDPAGPLFNKAKTIARLDPSDAIFVDNIHTDAEPIYDAGLGTLAAWGHIDFYPNGGKHQDGCPYAVYNSLEDVIHFHFSEIKNDVVCSHIRSHDYFTESLTQSDCQFVAYPCTSYEDFTSGKCTSCGSSPCPIMGYFSEKYKRTGKFYLNTHKEAPFCKKNMQ
- the LOC121375061 gene encoding inactive pancreatic lipase-related protein 1-like isoform X1, which codes for MMCMFTIRKLLNYIEILILSEYVFWQFNKVHFNVNGSPAFAAFLFKSHVCYGDLGCFSQHGGFDNAMGELPASPEQVHVTMNLFSRDNPVDGQILSYQDTTSISDSNFNSERDVKVIIHGYHSYGRAPWVLNMTKYLLDLGDFNVIVVDWKNGANDIYYPESAANTRVVGAIVAKLVSILHDEYQVDLKNVHLIGHSLGAHVCGYIGTRVPGIGRITGLDPAGPLFNKAKTIARLDPSDAIFVDNIHTDAEPIYDAGLGTLAAWGHIDFYPNGGKHQDGCPYAVYNSLEDVIHFHFSEIKNDVVCSHIRSHDYFTESLTQSDCQFVAYPCTSYEDFTSGKCTSCGSSPCPIMGYFSEKYKRTGKFYLNTHKEAPFCKKNMQ